Proteins from a single region of Platichthys flesus chromosome 16, fPlaFle2.1, whole genome shotgun sequence:
- the arf2a gene encoding ADP-ribosylation factor 2a — protein MGIFGSMFKGLMGKKEMRILMVGLDAAGKTTILYKLKLGEIVTTIPTIGFNVETVEFRNISFTVWDVGGQDKIRPLWRHYFQNTQGLIFVVDSNDRERIGEAKEELMRMLAEDELRDALLLVFANKQDLPNALNAAEITDKLGLHNLKPRNWYIQATCATGGDGLYEGLDWLSSQLKTMK, from the exons ATGGGGATTTTCGGAAGCATGTTTAAAGGGTTAATGGGCAAGAAAGAGATGAGAATCCTGATGGTAGGGCTGGATGCTGCTGGAAAGACCACAATCCTGTACAAACTCAAACTGGGAGAAATTGTTACCACAATTCCCACCATCG GTTTTAATGTTGAGACAGTAGAGTTCAGGAACATCAGTTTTACAGTGTGGGACGTCGGTGGTCAGGACAAGATCAGGCCACTCTGGAGGCATTACTTTCAAAACACACAAG GCCTTATCTTCGTTGTGGACAGTAATGACAGGGAGCGAATCGGTGAGGCGAAGGAGGAGCTGATGCGAATGCTGGCCGAAGACGAGCTGAGAGATGCGCTGCTGCTTGTCTTTGCCAACAAACAG gaCCTGCCCAATGCCTTGAATGCAGCTGAGATCACAGACAAACTGGGCCTGCACAACCTGAAACCGCGGAACTGGTATATTCAGGCCACATGTGCCACGGGTGGAGATGGTCTCTACGAGGGTCTGGACTGGCTTTCAAGCCAGCTAAAGACAATGAAATGA